The Acidimicrobiales bacterium genome has a window encoding:
- a CDS encoding MFS transporter, whose translation MGRRTAALVPFVAIAVIAAQLRPALSSVAPLVTTIQARLHLSSPVAGLLTTLPIICFALFSPVAPRLARRYGMRASVLGALALLAGALALRLLASPLPLFAGTLLAGVAIAIVNVLLPAFIKQEHPRRTGLVMGCYSVGMSAGAAAGAGLTVPLKDALGIGWATALALWAVPVAASAILWLRTPQPAVPPEGSVAPPRIWRQRLAWHVTAFMGLQSFVFYSLLAWLPSDFERHGASQSTAGFLLSVSSVVSLPASFVMPVLAARLREQRLLASLGVGCCVVSVVGLLSAPLAGAYVWMSLLGVGQAVTFAVALSLIVLRTSDTAAAAQLSSMAQSGGYVIAAVGPVLLGAVHELTGGWDVPLVLVLVGLFLQLLSGLGAGRDRRIERGALAPELAVHRPPRTA comes from the coding sequence ATGGGACGTCGGACGGCCGCGCTGGTGCCGTTCGTCGCGATCGCCGTCATCGCCGCCCAGCTGCGACCCGCGCTCTCCTCGGTCGCCCCGCTCGTCACGACGATCCAGGCACGCCTGCACCTGTCGAGCCCGGTCGCTGGGCTGCTCACGACCCTGCCGATCATCTGCTTCGCACTCTTCTCGCCCGTCGCCCCGCGCCTGGCGCGCCGCTACGGCATGCGCGCGAGCGTCCTCGGTGCGCTGGCACTCCTGGCCGGCGCCCTCGCCCTGCGCCTCCTGGCGTCCCCGCTGCCCCTCTTCGCCGGCACGCTGCTCGCCGGCGTCGCCATCGCGATCGTGAACGTGCTCCTCCCGGCCTTCATCAAGCAGGAGCACCCGCGCCGGACCGGCCTCGTGATGGGCTGCTACTCCGTGGGGATGTCGGCAGGGGCCGCGGCCGGAGCCGGCCTCACCGTCCCGCTCAAGGACGCCCTCGGGATCGGCTGGGCCACGGCGCTCGCCCTGTGGGCCGTGCCCGTCGCCGCCTCGGCGATCCTGTGGCTGCGCACCCCGCAGCCGGCGGTGCCACCGGAGGGCTCCGTCGCGCCGCCCAGGATCTGGCGACAGCGGCTCGCCTGGCACGTGACAGCGTTCATGGGCCTGCAGTCCTTCGTCTTCTACTCGCTGCTCGCGTGGCTGCCGAGCGACTTCGAGCGGCACGGAGCGTCGCAGTCGACCGCGGGCTTCCTCCTGTCGGTCTCCTCGGTGGTGAGCCTGCCGGCGTCGTTCGTCATGCCCGTCCTCGCGGCGCGCCTGCGCGAGCAGCGCCTGCTCGCGTCGCTCGGCGTCGGCTGCTGCGTCGTCTCGGTCGTCGGCCTGCTCAGCGCGCCGCTGGCGGGCGCCTACGTGTGGATGTCGCTCCTCGGCGTGGGGCAGGCGGTCACCTTCGCGGTCGCCTTGAGCCTGATCGTCCTTCGCACCTCGGACACCGCGGCCGCTGCCCAGCTGTCGAGCATGGCCCAGAGCGGCGGCTACGTCATCGCCGCCGTCGGCCCCGTGCTGCTCGGGGCGGTCCACGAGCTCACGGGCGGGTGGGACGTGCCCCTCGTCCTCGTCCTCGTCGGTCTCTTCCTCCAGCTGCTGAGCGGTCTCGGCGCCGGGCGCGACCGGCGCATCGAGCGCGGCGCGCTCGCGCCCGAGCTGGCCGTCCACCGTCCCCCGCGCACCGCCTGA
- a CDS encoding ABC transporter substrate-binding protein, with translation MAAVGAGVLAATIGLAPTSALAARPARAKTLSATILMPGTAGAAVGGFYTAIQEAKRFHLKLTLKSAGPGVFDTIPQVASGEAAFSLTDSGFVLTARSQGINVVQVFAPYNSPVCVMFHPSENIHSFADLNGHTIAVTPGAPWWLWVQAHYHLTNVNVVNYSYTIAPFISNPNMVQQCFITNEPYVATHQGVPNRTLLVSKAGFNLYDDVLFTTRDEIRKHPDVVAAVVKAVTAGWTAYWKHPAPTNRLLPSYGDTESPAQMVYVDRVLKAIRTIPVGYSAPARMHQAADQMLQIKAISPAVARDWKASFTNAFLPKS, from the coding sequence ATGGCGGCCGTCGGAGCGGGCGTGCTGGCGGCGACGATCGGGCTAGCGCCGACCTCGGCGTTGGCCGCGAGACCGGCGAGGGCGAAGACGCTCTCGGCGACGATCCTCATGCCCGGAACGGCAGGAGCCGCGGTCGGCGGCTTCTACACGGCGATCCAGGAGGCGAAGCGCTTCCACCTCAAGCTGACGCTCAAGTCCGCGGGCCCGGGCGTGTTCGACACGATCCCGCAGGTCGCCTCCGGCGAGGCGGCGTTCAGCCTGACGGACTCCGGCTTCGTGCTCACGGCGCGCTCGCAGGGCATCAACGTGGTCCAGGTCTTCGCGCCGTACAACTCGCCGGTGTGCGTGATGTTCCACCCGAGCGAGAACATCCACAGCTTCGCCGACCTGAACGGCCACACCATCGCGGTGACCCCAGGCGCGCCCTGGTGGCTGTGGGTCCAGGCCCACTACCACCTCACGAACGTCAACGTCGTGAACTACAGCTACACGATCGCGCCGTTCATCTCGAACCCGAACATGGTCCAGCAGTGCTTCATCACGAACGAGCCGTACGTGGCGACACACCAGGGCGTGCCGAACCGGACGCTCCTCGTCTCGAAGGCGGGCTTCAACCTCTACGACGACGTCCTCTTCACGACGCGTGACGAGATCCGCAAGCACCCCGACGTCGTCGCGGCCGTCGTGAAGGCCGTCACCGCCGGCTGGACCGCCTACTGGAAGCACCCGGCACCGACGAACCGGCTCCTCCCCTCCTACGGCGACACCGAGTCGCCGGCGCAGATGGTCTACGTAGATCGGGTCCTGAAGGCCATCCGCACGATCCCCGTCGGCTACTCCGCGCCGGCGCGCATGCACCAGGCGGCCGACCAGATGCTGCAGATCAAGGCGATCTCCCCGGCGGTTGCCCGCGACTGGAAGGCGTCGTTCACCAACGCCTTCCTGCCCAAGTCGTGA